CAAAACTGGCATCAACCAGATCTTCTGCCACGGCCGATGATCTCACCGCATAATGTCCTTCCGGGAGATTTTTTAGGCTGTTGTTAATTTCTAAAAAAAGGTTTGGTGGTAGTTGTTCTGATTTGATTATGCTTCTAATTAAAGAGCATCCAGAAGAGATAGAATTTTCATCTTTAAAATCAATAGAATCAAGTATTTTAGATATTTTACCTTCTAATTCCTTTTTAATAAAAAAATCATAGGCATCTACGGAGACAACAAATGCTGAGGGAATATTAAACCCTGCTTCTGACATTTTTCCCAAATTAAGGGCCTTGCCTCCAATTTTTTCAATAGGAAGTTCTTTTTCTCTAAGATCTAGCACATAATGAGATATATCGGACATGTTATCATTGCCATTATTAATCAGTATAATTTCTGTATTTATTTTAAAATAAGTAGAATATAAAACAATATGATATCTTTTTAATTGATATTTGTCCAGAGAATCCGGTAAGAATTAATAAATTTCAATTTAGAGATATTTTAGTCTTTAATAAATTGATTTGTAAATAATTGTTTAAAATCATTTTAAAGAATTTCAAATAATTAATCTGGTATTTTATTACTAGAATATCATGGAATAGATTATCCGCCTACAGAACAAAATATTTACCTAGTTTGAAATAAAAAATTAATAATTAATAATAAAATTTTAAATATTGATTTTTAAGAAAAAAAGGTAAAATAAAATGAACCGTGATTTTTTAAAAAAACAGAACCTTAAGGAAAATCTTCTTAAAATTGAGGCCATGCGAAATCTGCATTTTAAAGCGGAAAAATTGCTTAAAATTGAGATATTTGTCGGAGGATTGCTCATTGGGTCATTATATTTCTTATTACCCTGGTCTGCACCATATATATTTTCATTTTTAAAAATCAATTATTCTATTATACAACCTTTTATTGGATTTATCACTCCTATTTTAAGCTTAATATTCACCTTGATTGATTTGAGTATTATCAATCCCCGGATAACTAATATTAAAAGAAAAACCGCATCGCTACTGGAAGAATTTGATGGTAATGTTTTACAACTGCCCTGGAATGAAATTAAAGTTGATCACATCAGTGAGCAAGAAATTCTTTATAATGCCCACCAATATCAAGAAAAATCAAATAATATTGAATCTTTAAAAAACTGGTATCCGGAGATAATAGATAAATTACCACATCCCATAGGCTGCATACTGGCTCAAAGAACAAACTGCTGGTGGGAAAATAATCTAAGGGAAAATTACATTAAAATATTAAAAATTGGTGGCCTGTTCATATTAATGTCAGTAGTTATATTTACTATTTATGTGGCCCTTAATACTCAAACACTGATTAATGGAGTTAGAACATTAATTTACGGCCTTTTATCATTTTTATTTTATTATGTATTCCTCCTGAGACAGATAAATGACCATAATAATTCCCGAAAAAGACTAAGTAGGCTTATGGGAAAAATGGAGGTTATCTGGCAGGATATACTCCATTCAAAAAGTCAAAATTTAGATATTTTATCCCGACAAATTCAGGACGAGATATTTGATTTTAGAAAAACCACACCCATAATATTTGACTGGTTCTATAACTATGAAAAAGATAAAAAGAAAATAAGTGCTGCTGAATTCTCCAGAGAAAAAGTTGAAGAGTATTTTTCTAAAAGGAATGGTGAAATACAAAGCATGGAAAAATATTAAATCTAAAAAAAACCACAAATTTATTAATTTATTAGGTACATAATATTAAATAACATTTCACGGGGGTGAAAAAATGGAGACACAACAAGCTGGTGGTGGGTCATTACTGGGCCTAGGTATTATTTTCTTAATTATTTTCTTGATATTCCCTGCTTTCGCTATTTGGCTATTATGGATAGCAATATTGGTCATGATAGTTGGTGGTATCGTAGCATTAATATCTGGATAATTCCAGTTATCTTTTTTGGAACTATCCATTCTTTTTTTATTTTAGTAATATTTTTCAGTTTTATTTCCTATTTGATGGTTTGATTAAAAACCATTCATAGGAATATTCATATAAAATTTAGGAGTATCATCCACCTGCATGGTGGCATTATTTACAGCAAACTCCAGGACGTGTCCACCCTCGGTTTTATTCTGGGAGATAAAATGGAAATGGAAACCAGGATTATTTATACCACCCATATTATCGGGACACCAGAATCCGACTATGGTTCCAGTTGTATTCTTAAACTCAAAGACTGTCTGGTTTTTTATTACATCAGTTAGGTTTTTATAGGGAGGATTCTGCTCAGGCACGCTTCGGGCCTTTATATAACTGAAATTACCCTCTATTTTAATGGCATAGAATATGTTGTTTTGTGGAAAAGTTTTATTTAAAGAATTTTCCAGGTCACTACCATTGGAATTATTTACCTGGGTGGTATTATATGCATCAAAGTAAGTTAACATAACAAAAGGTATTTTTTCATAATCAGATGGATTAACTATAGTTCCATTAGATTTAACCTGGTAAACGGTATTATTTAATACTATCATTTCCCCATCAAGTCTATTGAAGGTCCCGATACCAAAATCACCCTGGTTTTTAAGTTGGCCCAGGGTCAGGTAACCATCATATCCTCCAGCAGATAGGTTCTGGATTGTTGAAATCTGATACAAAGTGTCCTGATCCTCTTGAAGCATGGGTGTAACTAAATAAGAGTTCATCCCCGCCAGTAAAACCATGATTAATCCGATAAAAATGAGAAGCGTGTGTGACATAATATAATATCTATAAATTTTAGTATAAATTATTTATTTTATGTGGATAGAATAGAAAAAAATTCGTTTTAAAAACTATTGAAAATTGTTATAGGATTCTGTTTTACTAAAAAAGAAAAAAAAAGGGTTTATTTATTTTTACTACTTACCATTCCACCAATTACCATGAATAATGCCAATATTAAGGCTATTAATGGTATTCCAGTGTGTTGCATGGATACTGCTTTTACTTGAGTGTTGTTGTTTGTTGCTGCAGTTGCGTGTATGGTTATACTTTGAGTGTCAGTGTTTAGTGTTGGGTCATAGGTAGTGGTTGATAGTGTTGGATTGATGAGGTAGCTTCCGGAGCGTAGTATTTTTAGGGATAACCACATGTAAGGGTCTCCTACTGGTACATCACCAATATTCCAAGTTATAGTCCGAGTAGTAGGGTTGTAGGTATAGGTTCCAGTGTCTACGTTGGCTCCAGCAAACTCTAGTCCTTCAGGCACTACATAGGTCATAACCACATTGCTTGCGGTGTCCGGCCCATTGTTACCCACTTTAAGTGTGTAAATTACTGTGTCACCAACTACAGGGTTGGTTTTATTGGGTGTTATGGTAAGATACAGGCTGGATTTAGGATTGATGGTTACTTCGGTGTTTACTGTTTGATTATCAGTCACCGCATTGACATGTGCTATTCCTGCGGTTTCATCGGCAGTTAAAGTAGCAGTGGCTAATCCATTAATTGTTTCTTTGTCTATGGTTTTAGATCCTATGCTCCCTTTGTCTGTATTGAAGGTTACGGGACTTCCATCAGGTATATGCCCCGTGTTGGGATCCAGAGGAGTCACCGTGGTACCATCAAACAGATTATTGAAACTGGCCGTAATTTGACTGGTTGCTCCATTGTTGATAGTTGATGGATTGGTAGTGATAGTCAGGTAAAGCCATGGATTGTAGTCCACCGTACCATTTATTAAAGTAGCGAAATCCGGGTTATTAGAACCCCACCAATTATATTGAACATTTGATTGACCAGATTCTGTGTCAAAGTAAATGGCATTAGGTGAGTTATTTACTATACGGTTATAATTCGCCGTTAAAATACCATTGTTGTTGATTGCCCCACCATAAGCAGATCCCTCGGCGTCGCTAGCGTTGTTGTCAGTTAATGTAGTTTCGGTAATGGTTAAATCACCATAGTTGTAGATTCCCCCACCATAAACACTATCTCCAGTAGCAGTATTATTGGTTATAGAACTATTATTAACTATTAAATCACCGTTGTTGTAAATTCCTCCACCATTAACATTATTTCCAGTGGCCGTATTGTCAGTTATAGAAGTGTTATTGATGGTTATAATTGCACCCCAGTTACTGATTCCTCCACCATAAACACTATCTCCAGTAGCAGCATTGCCAGTTATAGAACTGTTATTAATAGTTAAATTGCTTGAAAAAGAATGGCTGATTCCTCCACCATAAACACTATCTCCAGTAGCAGCATTACCCGATATTATACTGTTATTGATGGTTATAATACCATACTCGTTACTTATTCCCCCACCATCAGCATATCCGTCGGTGGAATTGGCAATATTACCCGTTATAGTACTATGGTTGACGATTAAATTCGCATCGTTGTAGATTCCCCCACCATAAGCAGTACCTCCAATAACCGTATTTTCTAATATTATGCTGTTAGTGATGGTTAAGTTACCATGGTTATATATTCCCCCACCATAAGCATATCCCTCGATTTCTGTAGCGGTGTTGTCTCTTATGGTAGCCTCACTGATGGTTAAATCACCGTTATTAGTGATTCCACCACCACCAGATGAATTTCCGTTTTTTATGGTGAATTTACTTATAGTGACTTTCATGTCTGGATTTATGGTTATGGGTCGCCCAGTATTATTCCCGTCGATAATGGTACCTTCCTGGCTTTCACCTACCAGATTAACGTTTTTATTGATGGTCAGGTGTTCCTTATAGGTTCCATCGGCTACATTTACTGTTCCATCATTATCTACAGCGTCTATAGCAGTTTGTATGGTTTTCATGGGCCCGGTGATTCCAATAGTATAGGTAGGTGTGGTTCCATCCCAGGTGTCATTACCATCAGCACCATTAACATATAACGGCGTGGCTGCATTAGAAGAAGATATAGTAGTTAATGCTAGAAATAGCAGTAAACTTATAATTAGGATGATTTTGTAGTCGAATTTTATAGTTTTTGTTTTCAACTTTTTTCACCTCCTTTTACAATTTTTTTTGATAAATTAATTATCAAATTAAAATGATTATTCAATAATTTAAATAAATCTTATTTACTTAATTATGAATTTAAACGAGGTGAAATGAGTTTAATAAAAAATAAAAATAATTTTCCTCTTATATTATTATAAAATATAAAACTATTATAATTTTCTATTTAAAAAAGACAAATTATTATATGCAATTAAAAGGAAAAAAAAGAAAAAAAAGAGTTTATTATTTTTTACTAGATATTAATCCACCAGTAACCATTAAAAGGGCCAATATTAACCCAACTAATGGTATTCCTGTAGATTGCATAGGCACCATTTCACCATTCACTGTATTGGAGTCAGAACTGGAAGCAGATACAACAACATCGGTACTTGTAACCTGGCTGTCAGTGGCCGCAGTCACCAGAGCAGTTCCAGATTCTGTGGCACGTAAAATAGCCGTGGCTACACCACCACTGGTGTATTTAGTAATGGATTTACTACCCACTTCCCCTAGATTTGTGGTAAACAATACTGGGGTTCCATCGAGTATATGGCCTAATGCAGGGTCCAGTGCTGTCACCGTGTTACCATCATAGAGATAGTTAAAACTGGCTATTAAAGGTACCTGGTCCCCTTTATTGACTTTAACCTGATCAGAATTCAATTTCATGTAAATCCACGGGGTGTAATCTATGTTTCCATGAATCAGACTGGCAAAGTTAGGATTATTTGATCCCCACCAGTTGTACTGGGCATCCACTAATTCTGAGGTAATCTCTGGATCTGTTTCCTGGTAGATAGCATACGTATTTCCTGCAAAGCGGTTGAAGTTGATTTTATTGGTGAGTAATGGGTATTCTTCGTTGGAACTAGTTTTTAAGAATGTTTCACTATTGGTGAGATGTATGGCACTGTTAATATTATTGATGAAAGTGTTTCCAATGATCTGGTAGGTTCCATAATAGTTATGTATAGCTCCTCCACCACTGTATTTACCTGAATCCGTTAAAGCCTGGTTGCCAGTAAATGTACTTCCAGTAACAGTCAAGACACCTCCTTTATTGAATATGGCGGCACCTGCATCGGCTTTGTTGTCGGTGAAGACACAGTTTACCAGATTGAGTATGGTATGAGTAAATATAGCACCACCACCATCACCCACAGCCTCATTATTAATAAAGGCACAGTTATGGACGGTTAAAGTAGCATCACTGGATATAGCTCCCCCCGAATTACTGAGCTTACCATTTTTAAAGGTAATGTCCTTAATAACTACGTTTAGGTCATAATCAATATCAAATATCTGTGAGTTACCCAAGGCATCAATGATAGTAGAATCTTTACCAGCGCCCTGTAAGGTCAGGTTTTTGGAAATTTTTATATTAACGTCCTTACTGTCTCCTGGCCCAGACTTATTATAAGTACCTGCAGCTAAGGTTACCATACCATTTTCCGCTACATAATCAATACCCACATTAATGGATTGAACCGCAGTTTCTGG
This is a stretch of genomic DNA from Methanobacteriales archaeon HGW-Methanobacteriales-1. It encodes these proteins:
- the budA gene encoding acetolactate decarboxylase, whose product is MSHTLLIFIGLIMVLLAGMNSYLVTPMLQEDQDTLYQISTIQNLSAGGYDGYLTLGQLKNQGDFGIGTFNRLDGEMIVLNNTVYQVKSNGTIVNPSDYEKIPFVMLTYFDAYNTTQVNNSNGSDLENSLNKTFPQNNIFYAIKIEGNFSYIKARSVPEQNPPYKNLTDVIKNQTVFEFKNTTGTIVGFWCPDNMGGINNPGFHFHFISQNKTEGGHVLEFAVNNATMQVDDTPKFYMNIPMNGF